Genomic window (Paenibacillus sp. PK3_47):
ACTGTGTCCCGCGCCTCCAAGCGTACAATCGACATAGATGCCATCCTTCTTGATGCGCAGCCCTTCTGTCGCTTCTTCCTTAAGCACCGTGATGTGGTGAAACAAGCTGCATCCCTCCAGGGCAGTATTCGAATTCTAAAAAAAAATGTATGTGTTATAGATCAAAATTGAAATCCACCAATTTCTCGGCAATCTCGTTGAACGATTCCTCTGACTGTTCGAAGTACTGCTCCCATAGCTCCTTGTTCCAGATCTCCACCCGGTTCGAAACGCCCAGAATTACACAGTCCTTGTCCAGCTTGGCATACTGCCGCAAATTACCCGGCAGATTCACCCTGCCTTGCTTGTCCCATACACATTCGGTCGCTCCCGAAAAAAAGAAACGGCTGAAGGCACGGGCATCCGATTTCATCAGTGAAAGGCTTTTGAGCTTTTGCTCCATGATTCCCCATTCTTCCATGGGATAAACAAACAAGCAGGAGTCGAGGCCGCGGGTCGCTACAAAGGAGCTTCCAAGCAACTCACGGAACTTGGCCGGAATAATGATTCGGCCCTTGTCGTCGATGGTATGCTGGAATTCCCCCATGAACATATCTTTCCCCACCCCTTGTTACCGATTCCCCACTTTACCCCACTTTACACCACCTAAGCATAATAGATTCGCCATCAAAAATCAAAAACCTTTTTCATGTACGAGGTAATTTTTTCTTATTTGTCAAGACATAAAGTGTTCAAATCCCATCGCACCCGTTTATTCTCCGGAATATAGCACAGCAAAAAGCCCGGCCAATGGTGCTGCCGGGCTTTTGCTGTGTAATGAGACAACGATTAGTCGTTCAGATTCCAGCTGTCCAAATACTCGACCTGTGCCGGAGTCAGGCTGTCGATTGAGATCCCCAGGCTCTCCAGCTTGTAGCGGGCTACCTGTTCGTCCAGATCGTAAGGAACATTTTCAACTTTTACACCAATGTTCTTGTAGTTGTCATTTACATATTTAAGCGAAAGGGCCTGCAGTGCAAAGGTCGTATCCATAATCTCTGCCGGATGGCCGTCGGCCGCTCCCAGATTTACGAGTCTGCCTTCTGCCAGCAGGTACAGTTTGCGTCCGTCCTTCAGCTGATATTCCTCAATATTTTTGCGGACCGTGCGCTGGGATACCGATCTATCCGCCAGCTCCGGCTTGTTCACTTCAACGTCGAAGTGCCCGGCATTACACAGGATCGCGCCGTCCTTCATCACATCGTAATGCTCGCCGCGGATTACATAACGGTTGCCTGTAACTGTTACGAAGAAGTCACCCTGTTTGGCAGCTTCCAGCATCGGCATGACATGGAATCCGTCCATATGCGCTTCAACAGCTTTGATTGCATCCACTTCAGTAACGATGACGTTGGCGCCGAGGCCTTTAGCACGCATAGCCACACCTTTTCCGCACCAGCCGTAGCCTACAACAACTACAGTTTTACCGGCAACAATCAGGTTGGTTGTACGGACAATGCCATCCCAGGCCGATTGGCCTGTACCGTAACGGTTATCGAACAAATACTTGCAGTAAGCATCATTGACAGCTACCATCGGGAACTTCAGAATGCCCTGCTTTTGCAGTGCCTTCAGCCGGATAATTCCCGTAGTTGTCTCTTCAGCACCGCCGCGGATATTCTCCATCAGATCCGGACGCTCCGAATGCAGCAGCGTAGCGAAATCTCCGCCGTCATCAATAATCAGATCCGGCTTGCTCTCCAGCGCCTTTATGTTCAGCGCCTTGAATTCCTCCGGTGAAGGATTGTATTTAGCGAATACTGTAATGCCGTCTTCGACAAGCGCTGCACACACATCATCCTGTGTCGAGAGCGGATTGGAGCCGGTAATCGTCACTTCGGCGCCGCCGGCCTGCACAACCTTTGCCAAATAAGCCGTTTTTGCTTCCAGATGAAGCGTAATTGACACCTTCAGCCCTTTAAACGGCTGCTCGGCTTCAAACTGCTCACGGATCCGGTTCAGCACCGGCATATGCTGGCGGACCCAGTCGATTTTGAGATGTCCCTCAGGCGCGAGCGACATATCGGCGACAATACTGTTTTGTTTCGACAATGAACTCATGATAAACCTCCTGGATTAAAAGTTTTTGAAGCCTATGCTTCATGGGGCATTCTTCGCAAAAACCCGCTTCGGAAGCATTCGCTTTTTTCCTACATATAAATAATACGGTGTGTCCCGCTGAAATCGGCAGGGATGGCCATCAGCTCATCCAGCCAGGCGAGGCCGTAGCGGTTCAGGTAAAACATGACATTGTATACTCTTTCCTGCGGTTTGCCCTGAGGCATCAGTGAAAGCTCAATCCGTTCCCACTGGCGGAGTGCTGCTTCATTCTGGTTCTCCATCGCATCCTGCGCCTTTCCCTGCAGAAAAGCAATCTGGTCCAGAATCTTCTCTTTATTGTTGCTGCCCAGCTTAAGCAGGCCTGCCTGTATACTTCCCAGCTGTTCAATGAGCGGCTCATACATCGCGGTAAAAGCATCCTTAACCTCATCAAACCGGCGTCCCAGCTCCAGTTCATCCTGAGCTTTCAGCCACTCTTTTCTTTTTTGTTCCAGACCCTGGTGCACATCACTAAAGGAGAGGCCGTACTTGTCCATATGCTTTTGCAGCGTACCCTCAATAATGGTAAAAGACATCCGCGGAAGAATCAGCGGCATCTGCCCCCCGACCACCCCGAATGCAGCCTGCGGGATAGCCCAATATGCGATTTCACCCTGGCCCAGAACCGTTCCCAGCACGGGCAGCACATAATCCTGCATTAGCGGGCGTGTCAGCACATTGTTGCTGAAGCGTTCCGGGTGATTCTCAAGCTCAGCCAGTAACTCTTCCTTTGAAAAAGAGACGCGTCCCTTGCGGTCAGTGAAACGTCCCCCCTCTTTATGCAGAAGCAGGCGCGCACCTCCATATATATAGAAGAGATTTGCATTGCCAGGGGTCACATCAGCCTGCAGTTCATACCCGCCGGCAGTTATTTCCGAAGCCGATTGCTTGTAAGCTGCCTCCAGCTCATCATTACGATCAATCAGTTCGGCAAAAAATGGCTGTTCCAGTCTGCGGAGAGCAGGATCGGCAGAATCCAGCAGAATCAGACCGAACCGGCCGAACAAGGATCCAACAAGCTTCGCAAAAGCATCGCTCATGCTTTCCGCTGAACCTGAGGATTTGCGGATAAACTCCATAATCTGCGGTTTAAATTCACTGTCCTGAAGCAATCCGTCCAGCTGCTCAACAATCTGCAGCCAGTCTCCTTCTTCTATAAGAATACTGCTGACAGAAGACCTCGGGCCTTCAGGTTTGTCCACTTTAATGCGGGTGACTTCTCCCGAACGGTTCAGTACAAAGGTATGATTCACTTCGTCCCAGTCATGATCCTCACCGGCGATCCAAAACAGCGGCACTACAGGACGGCCAAGCTGTTCTGCGGCTTCTTTGGCCGCAAGAATGGTGGTCATGGCTTTGTATATAACAAACAGCGGGCCTGTAAACAGGCCGCTTTGCTGTCCGCCGCTGACCACAAGCGTGCCCGGCTGCTCAAGCAGTGCCAGGGAATGCATGACTTCAGCATGGGAGTTGTGTTGTTCATTATAACTCCGCAGCACTGAAGCTACCTGAAAGCGGTCAGCCCTGCGTTCCTCACTGCTATCCAGCCAGTCTGCCCGGCGGGCTCTGCTTGCCTCATTTCTGAAATCCCCGCCGTACAAATGCTGAACCTTGTCATAATGGTATATATAGTCGCCTGCGAGCGCAGATCCGCCCGCGAGCGGTTCCGGTATTACGTTCATCTGCTAGTGCCTCCTGTTCTACTCTGCCTGCTATATGTAAACATAAAATTCTTAAACTCTTTATGATTGTATCCAAAGTCGGGTGCTGCGTCAAAGCAAAGCATTGAACAGCAAAAGCCTGATGCAATTTTCAGGGCGAAAATCGCAGCAGGCTTGATACAATTCCGGACTGACTCTTAAGCAAATGCCTTGGCAACAAAGTGGCCTTTGGATACTTCCACAAGCTCAAAATCGCTGTCATTGCTTTTCTCATCAGCCGCATAAATCGGGCTGCCAAGCTCGTTATGCAGAATAATGCGCTTTTTGTTGGCTTCAATTTCCGGATCCGGAACCGGAATCGCCGACAACAGCGACTTGGTATACGGGTGAATCGGATTAGCGTAAAGCTCTTCACTCTCTGCCAGTTCAACCATTCTGCCCAGGTACATTACCGCTACGCGGTCACTGATATGCTTAACCATGGACAAATCATGCGCGATGAACAGGTAAGTCAGTCCAAGACGCTCCTGGAGTTCCTTAAGCAGGTTGACAACCTGCGCCTGGATAGACACGTCAAGTGCGGAGATCGGTTCATCACAGACAATAAATTTCGGATTTACTGCAAGTGAACGGGCAATCCCGATCCGCTGGCGCTGACCGCCAGAGAATTCGTGCGGATAACGGGTAGCGTGGTCATGGTTAAGACCAACCATATCCAGCAGCTCTTCAATCCGTTTTTTGCGCTCCGCACGGCTGCCGGACAACCCGTGGATGTCCAGGGCTTCACCGATGATATCAGAAACGGTCAGCCGCGGATTAAGCGAGGCGTACGGATCCTGAAAGATCATCTGCATGTCACGGCGCAGTGCCTTCATTTTGCCCGGGGATAGTTTATAAATATCAGTACCGTTATACTTCACGCTTCCCGCAGTCGGTTCGTAAAGACGAAGAACCGTACGGCCGGCAGTAGTCTTACCGCAGCCGGATTCCCCTACCATTCCCAGGGTTTCACCTTCGCGAATCGAGAAATTAACATTATCAACAGCCTTAAGAACTTTACCTTTGCCTACATTAAAATACTTCTTAAGACCTTCAACTTCAATCAGGTTCTTACTCAAACGTACTGCACCTCCTTGGCCATCGAATGCAGATTCCAGCAGCGCGCCATATGCGTTCCGCTGAATTCTGTAACGCCGGGATCGATTTGTCCGCAGACATGCATTGCTTCGCTGCAACGCGCGGCAAACGGACAGCCGACCGGCGGCTTAATCAGATCCGGGGGAGTCCCGATGATCGGAATCAGCGGCTCACCCTTCTTTTGGTCCAGGCGGGGCATCGACCGCAGCAGTCCCTTTGTGTACGGATGCTGAGGATTCTTGAAGATTTCCCATCTGGTACCTGTTTCTACTACTTCACCGGCATACATTACGATAACCCGGTCGCACATGCCGGCCACAACTCCGAGATCGTGGGTGATCAAAATGATGGAAGTTCCCAGTTTTTGCTGCATGTCTTTCATAACGTCCATGATTTGCGCCTGAATGGTTACGTCAAGCGCTGTTGTCGGCTCATCCGCAATAAGCAGAGCCGGGCGGCAGGCGAGTGCAATGGCTATCATTACACGCTGGCGCATTCCGCCGGAGAATTCGTGGGGATATTGGTTAAAGCGAGCCTCCGCATTGTTAATGCCGACTAACCCCAGCATTTCAATACCTTGCCTCTTCGCTTCGGCCGCTGACATATTCTGATGTTTGATCAAAACTTCGGTTAACTGTTTACCAACTTTGATCGTTGGGTTCAAAGAAGTCATCGGGTCTTGAAATATCATGCCAATATCTTTGCCGCGAATGCTTTCCATTTGTTTCATGCTTTTATTCAGCAGATTCTGTCCTTGAAAAATAATCTCGCCCTGTTTTACTCTGGAGGGCGGCGTAGGAACAAGCCGCATAATCGACTGCGCTGTAACGCTTTTGCCGCTGCCGGATTCCCCGACAATAGCTACCGTTTCACCTTTGCCTACTTCAAAATTCATTCCGCGGACAGCCTGTACTTCTCCGCCTTTTACAAAAAAAGAGACATGCAAATCTTTAACCTGCAGAATGGGCTCCATCAATGATCACCTCCTATTTTTTCAGCTTAGGATCCAATGCGTCGCGGAGTCCGTCACCAAAAATGTTAAAGGAAAGCATGGTCAAGCTGATTACAAGCGCAGGGAAAATCATACGCCATGGGTAGTACATCCATCCTGTAAGGGAGTCATTGATCATCGAACCGAGTGAAGCAACCGGTGCTTGTACACCCAGACCCAGGAAGCTCAGGAAGGCTTCAGAGAAAATGGCACTTGGTACGGAAAGTGTCACGGTAACGATGATAGGTCCCATTGCATTCGGAAGCAAATGCTTGAACAGCAGACGTTTCCAGTCTGCACCCATCGAACGGGAGGCCAAAATGAACTCGCGGTTCTTCAGCTGCATAATTTCGCCGCGGACAATCCACGACATATTAATCCAGCCGGTAATGGTCAGGGCAAGGATAATGGTCCACAGACTCGGTTCAAATACAACGAGCAGCATAATTACAACAAGCAGGTAAGGAATCGAATACAAAATTTCAGAGAACTTGTTCATGATGGTGTCGACACGTCCGCCGAAGAATCCCATGATCCCGCCGTAAATGACACCGAAGATCAAGTCGATACACGCAGCAGCAAGACCAACAATCAAGGAAATACGGGCACCCATCCAGGTACGGACAAATACGTCGCGTCCAAAATCATCTGTTCCAAATAAATGTTCCCATGATGGCGGTTTGTTCGTGCTCATCAAATCATTTGAATCATATGTGTAAGGAACCAAGTGCGGGGCTACAATAGCCATAATTACAATCAAAAGCATAATCACCAGCGCTGTCATAGCCAGTTTGTTCTGGCGCAGGCGCTGCCACGCATCCTGCCAAGCGGAGAGGCTTTCTCGTTGAATGACTTCCGCTTCTTTTTCATCAATCCCGATTTTACGGAAATCCTCAGGCTTCAATTCCACTTGCGGTGAAACCATATTGTTATTTGCAGCCAACGTTAGTCCTCCTTTCCTCCAGCCAGTTTAATACGCGGATCAACAGCAACATAAGCGACGTCTGTGAGGAAACGTGCAACCATCAGAATGACGCCGTAGAAAATGGTGATACCCATAATGATAGGATAGTCACGGGTATTAATAGCTTGTACGAACTGTTTACCGATACCGCCGATACCGAAGATCTGCTCAATAACTACCGAACCGGTAATGATGTTTGCAGTCATGGGTCCCACATAAGTGATTACCGGCATAATACCGTTACGCAGTACGTGACGGGCAAGGATTGACATCCAGCTGAGGCCTTTTGCCTTTGCTGTTTTAATGTAATCAGAATGCAGCACCTCAAGCATACTTGAACGGGTTAGACGGGCTATTACGGCTATCGGAGACGCCGTCAGAGCCATAACCGGGAGGAAATAGTTCATCGGCCCCTGGAAGCCCATAACAGGGAAAATCTTCCAGTGATATGCCAGCAGGTATTGCAGAAGTGAAGCCACAACAAAGCTCGGTACCGCGATACCGAGAACAGCCAACACCATTGCGATATTATCAATCAATCTCCGGTGATACAAGGCTGCAAGCATACCCAGTGCCACACCAACAATAACTGCTACGATAATAGCGACTACACCAAGCTTCAGCGATGAGGAGAAGGTTTGTGAAATAATATCAGTTACTTCCTGATTCAGCATCTTCATGGAAATGCCGAGGTCACCCTTAAGAATGTTCTTCAGATAAAGCACGTACTGCTCAAAGACGGGCTTGTCCAAATTATACTGCGCGTACAAGCGCTGCAGAATTTGTTCAGGAATTTTTTTCTCGGATGTAAACGGATCGCCCGGAATTGCTTTCATTAGGAAAAAGGTCGCAGAAATCAAGACAAACAGCGAAACTACCATATGGAGAAATCTGTTGAAAATATAACGAACCATGCCCGCCATCACCTCCTTCGACAATATTTTTACTTACCTATTGTAAGGAAAAAACAATCATTTGTCTATTTGATCAAATTTCTATTTTTCCCAAATAATCGCATTTATCACCCAATACAAAAAAAAGGGATATATATGGAGTTCCACATATATATCCCGAAGTAATATAAAAACTTCAGACTATTATATTACTGTATTTGGTTATCTTTATTGGATCCTAGTGCTCAAGCAGGTAAGCACGGGACAGGTCGATTGCACCACTGAAGTCAAGAGTTACACCTTTGAGGTATTCTTTGTTCAGGGAGTTGTTAGTGTAGTAGTAGATCGGAATAACAATCATGTCATCCATAATGAGTTTTTCAGCTGCTGCGAATTTCTCTTGGCGAACAGCGTTGTCCGAAGAAGTTTTTGCTTCTTGGATCAGTTTGTCATACGCAGGGTTGGAGTATCCAGTGTCGTTGTTACCGCCGCCGGTTACCCACATATCCAGGTAAGTCATTGGATCATTGTAATCCGCGGACCAGCCTGCACGTGCTACTTGGTAGTTCAGGTTAGTTTTGTCTTCGAGGAAAACGCCCCACTCTTTGTTTTCCAGTTTAACTTCAACGCCGAGCGCCTTTTTCCACATATCAGCTACGGCAACCGCAATCTTTTGGTGACCTTCACTAGTATTGTAGGAAAGGGTGAAGCTCAGTTTATCCAGACCTTCTTCAGCCAGACCTTCAGCAAGCAATGTTTTAGCTTCTTCTACATTTTCACCAAAGTATTGGGAATCATCTACGGAAGTACGGAATTCTTCACCATTACTTTGGATACCTGGAGGAACGAAACCAAATGCCGGGATTTGTCCGCCAAGAGTGATGTTATCAATGATTGGCTGACGTTCAATCGCCATAGCCAAAGCTTTACGGATTTTAGCGTTAGTAAATGGTTTTTCAGTTACATTGAACTGGTAGTAGTAAACGCTGGCAATACCTTTTCTTACAAATTCGTTAGGCAGTTCTTTCTCAACGATTGGCAGCTGCTCGGTTGGAATTTCACCGATCGGGCCGCCTGCACGGTCAAGCTCACCGTTCTTGTAGCTCAGCAGCTCAGTTGCGCCGCTGTTTACGATGGAGAAGTTGATGGCTTGTGCTTTGATTTGATCAGCTGCATAGTAGTTCGGGTTCTTAGTTACAGCCAGGGATTGTCCAGTAGTCCACTCAGTCAGAGTGAAAGGTCCGTTAGTGATTTGGGTTTCAACAGTAGTTGCCCATTTTGCGTTGTCAGCAGCGGAGCTGTGTACTGGGTAGTACGTATAGAAAGACAGCAGACCCAGGAAATAAGGTGTCGGGTTAGCCAGTGTAACTTCAAGAGTTTTGTCGTCAATTACTTTTACGCCAACTTGGCTGAAATCAGTAATCTTGCCGGTGTTGAAATCTTCAGCACCTTTGATGTAGTACAGCTGGTAAGCGTAAGGAGCAGCTTGCTCAGCATTTGGATCAAGTACACGCTGCCATGCAAATGCAAAATCGTTTGCAGTTACAGGGTCGCCGTTACTCCATTGTGCATCACGAATTTTGAACGTGTACACAAGACCGTCAGGGGAAATTTCCCAAGACTCAGCCATACCTTCTTCAGCTTGTCCTGTTTCTGCATTTTGACGGGTAAGACCTTCGTACATCAATTTCAGGATTGCATTGGAAGTACTGTCTTGCGCTTGTTGCGGATCAAATGTCGGAGGCTCGGAGCTCAGGTTGATTTTGAGCGTTTGGTCAGCAGCCAATTTCTCTTCGCCGTCTGTACCTG
Coding sequences:
- the mraZ gene encoding division/cell wall cluster transcriptional repressor MraZ — translated: MFMGEFQHTIDDKGRIIIPAKFRELLGSSFVATRGLDSCLFVYPMEEWGIMEQKLKSLSLMKSDARAFSRFFFSGATECVWDKQGRVNLPGNLRQYAKLDKDCVILGVSNRVEIWNKELWEQYFEQSEESFNEIAEKLVDFNFDL
- a CDS encoding peptide ABC transporter substrate-binding protein codes for the protein MKKSKSLLLMIALVLVIGTVLAGCGGNNAANSGNNASPTNAPATDNAGNTNTGTDGEEKLAADQTLKINLSSEPPTFDPQQAQDSTSNAILKLMYEGLTRQNAETGQAEEGMAESWEISPDGLVYTFKIRDAQWSNGDPVTANDFAFAWQRVLDPNAEQAAPYAYQLYYIKGAEDFNTGKITDFSQVGVKVIDDKTLEVTLANPTPYFLGLLSFYTYYPVHSSAADNAKWATTVETQITNGPFTLTEWTTGQSLAVTKNPNYYAADQIKAQAINFSIVNSGATELLSYKNGELDRAGGPIGEIPTEQLPIVEKELPNEFVRKGIASVYYYQFNVTEKPFTNAKIRKALAMAIERQPIIDNITLGGQIPAFGFVPPGIQSNGEEFRTSVDDSQYFGENVEEAKTLLAEGLAEEGLDKLSFTLSYNTSEGHQKIAVAVADMWKKALGVEVKLENKEWGVFLEDKTNLNYQVARAGWSADYNDPMTYLDMWVTGGGNNDTGYSNPAYDKLIQEAKTSSDNAVRQEKFAAAEKLIMDDMIVIPIYYYTNNSLNKEYLKGVTLDFSGAIDLSRAYLLEH
- a CDS encoding ABC transporter permease, yielding MVRYIFNRFLHMVVSLFVLISATFFLMKAIPGDPFTSEKKIPEQILQRLYAQYNLDKPVFEQYVLYLKNILKGDLGISMKMLNQEVTDIISQTFSSSLKLGVVAIIVAVIVGVALGMLAALYHRRLIDNIAMVLAVLGIAVPSFVVASLLQYLLAYHWKIFPVMGFQGPMNYFLPVMALTASPIAVIARLTRSSMLEVLHSDYIKTAKAKGLSWMSILARHVLRNGIMPVITYVGPMTANIITGSVVIEQIFGIGGIGKQFVQAINTRDYPIIMGITIFYGVILMVARFLTDVAYVAVDPRIKLAGGKED
- the bshC gene encoding bacillithiol biosynthesis cysteine-adding enzyme BshC; protein product: MNVIPEPLAGGSALAGDYIYHYDKVQHLYGGDFRNEASRARRADWLDSSEERRADRFQVASVLRSYNEQHNSHAEVMHSLALLEQPGTLVVSGGQQSGLFTGPLFVIYKAMTTILAAKEAAEQLGRPVVPLFWIAGEDHDWDEVNHTFVLNRSGEVTRIKVDKPEGPRSSVSSILIEEGDWLQIVEQLDGLLQDSEFKPQIMEFIRKSSGSAESMSDAFAKLVGSLFGRFGLILLDSADPALRRLEQPFFAELIDRNDELEAAYKQSASEITAGGYELQADVTPGNANLFYIYGGARLLLHKEGGRFTDRKGRVSFSKEELLAELENHPERFSNNVLTRPLMQDYVLPVLGTVLGQGEIAYWAIPQAAFGVVGGQMPLILPRMSFTIIEGTLQKHMDKYGLSFSDVHQGLEQKRKEWLKAQDELELGRRFDEVKDAFTAMYEPLIEQLGSIQAGLLKLGSNNKEKILDQIAFLQGKAQDAMENQNEAALRQWERIELSLMPQGKPQERVYNVMFYLNRYGLAWLDELMAIPADFSGTHRIIYM
- a CDS encoding ABC transporter permease, translating into MAANNNMVSPQVELKPEDFRKIGIDEKEAEVIQRESLSAWQDAWQRLRQNKLAMTALVIMLLIVIMAIVAPHLVPYTYDSNDLMSTNKPPSWEHLFGTDDFGRDVFVRTWMGARISLIVGLAAACIDLIFGVIYGGIMGFFGGRVDTIMNKFSEILYSIPYLLVVIMLLVVFEPSLWTIILALTITGWINMSWIVRGEIMQLKNREFILASRSMGADWKRLLFKHLLPNAMGPIIVTVTLSVPSAIFSEAFLSFLGLGVQAPVASLGSMINDSLTGWMYYPWRMIFPALVISLTMLSFNIFGDGLRDALDPKLKK
- a CDS encoding adenosylhomocysteinase, with protein sequence MSSLSKQNSIVADMSLAPEGHLKIDWVRQHMPVLNRIREQFEAEQPFKGLKVSITLHLEAKTAYLAKVVQAGGAEVTITGSNPLSTQDDVCAALVEDGITVFAKYNPSPEEFKALNIKALESKPDLIIDDGGDFATLLHSERPDLMENIRGGAEETTTGIIRLKALQKQGILKFPMVAVNDAYCKYLFDNRYGTGQSAWDGIVRTTNLIVAGKTVVVVGYGWCGKGVAMRAKGLGANVIVTEVDAIKAVEAHMDGFHVMPMLEAAKQGDFFVTVTGNRYVIRGEHYDVMKDGAILCNAGHFDVEVNKPELADRSVSQRTVRKNIEEYQLKDGRKLYLLAEGRLVNLGAADGHPAEIMDTTFALQALSLKYVNDNYKNIGVKVENVPYDLDEQVARYKLESLGISIDSLTPAQVEYLDSWNLND
- a CDS encoding ATP-binding cassette domain-containing protein, with the protein product MSKNLIEVEGLKKYFNVGKGKVLKAVDNVNFSIREGETLGMVGESGCGKTTAGRTVLRLYEPTAGSVKYNGTDIYKLSPGKMKALRRDMQMIFQDPYASLNPRLTVSDIIGEALDIHGLSGSRAERKKRIEELLDMVGLNHDHATRYPHEFSGGQRQRIGIARSLAVNPKFIVCDEPISALDVSIQAQVVNLLKELQERLGLTYLFIAHDLSMVKHISDRVAVMYLGRMVELAESEELYANPIHPYTKSLLSAIPVPDPEIEANKKRIILHNELGSPIYAADEKSNDSDFELVEVSKGHFVAKAFA
- a CDS encoding ABC transporter ATP-binding protein; amino-acid sequence: MEPILQVKDLHVSFFVKGGEVQAVRGMNFEVGKGETVAIVGESGSGKSVTAQSIMRLVPTPPSRVKQGEIIFQGQNLLNKSMKQMESIRGKDIGMIFQDPMTSLNPTIKVGKQLTEVLIKHQNMSAAEAKRQGIEMLGLVGINNAEARFNQYPHEFSGGMRQRVMIAIALACRPALLIADEPTTALDVTIQAQIMDVMKDMQQKLGTSIILITHDLGVVAGMCDRVIVMYAGEVVETGTRWEIFKNPQHPYTKGLLRSMPRLDQKKGEPLIPIIGTPPDLIKPPVGCPFAARCSEAMHVCGQIDPGVTEFSGTHMARCWNLHSMAKEVQYV